From Streptomyces sp. NBC_00370, a single genomic window includes:
- a CDS encoding XRE family transcriptional regulator, with the protein MNDVLRRALMSAGLDYADVAARLLVDPKTVERWCAGRLPYSRNRVALAALVGRNEHELWPTAGRLRPRVPLGGEIRTVYPHRWAVPRETWLRHFSCAEREIGILAHSALFLAEDLGITRTLAGKASEGVKVRLLLGDPDNPEAASRGDNDGNGDAMAARIRKALVLLRPVTALVGVELRLHRAALYNSIYRADDELLITPHIYGQPAVNAPVLHVRPTADGMLATPYVESFERTWLGARVVKCSS; encoded by the coding sequence GTGAACGACGTGCTCCGTCGTGCCCTGATGTCCGCCGGCCTCGACTACGCCGATGTCGCCGCGCGACTCCTGGTTGATCCCAAGACCGTGGAGCGGTGGTGTGCGGGGCGCCTCCCCTACTCGCGTAACCGCGTCGCGCTCGCCGCCCTGGTCGGCCGCAACGAGCACGAACTGTGGCCCACCGCCGGGCGCCTCCGCCCCCGCGTCCCCCTTGGCGGCGAGATTCGTACGGTCTATCCCCACCGCTGGGCCGTGCCGCGTGAAACCTGGCTCAGACACTTCTCGTGCGCCGAACGCGAAATCGGCATCCTCGCCCACAGCGCACTGTTCCTTGCCGAAGACCTCGGGATCACCCGCACTCTCGCCGGCAAAGCGAGTGAAGGGGTCAAGGTCCGATTACTGCTCGGTGACCCCGACAACCCCGAGGCGGCCTCGCGCGGTGACAACGACGGAAACGGCGATGCCATGGCGGCCCGCATCCGCAAGGCACTTGTCCTCCTTCGACCGGTCACTGCCCTGGTCGGCGTCGAACTCCGCCTACACCGTGCCGCGTTGTACAACTCCATCTATCGTGCGGACGACGAATTACTTATCACTCCCCATATCTATGGTCAGCCTGCGGTGAATGCGCCTGTCCTGCATGTCCGCCCCACTGCGGACGGCATGCTTGCCACGCCCTACGTGGAGAGCTTCGAACGCACATGGCTCGGGGCTCGGGTCGTCAAGTGCTCAAGCTGA
- a CDS encoding ATP-binding protein, which translates to MPEQLDGGTAMTAEGPTTVREERPSVVTKMWPRSPRSVGKARQFVAEHLDAWGLPQLTETAELIVSELVTNAVNHAHPPNGRLIATQFQRLRAGVRIEVHDANDSKPELREASTDAESGRGLALVDALTDGQWGVSDRNGPGKSVWAMCTDNNAPESSQ; encoded by the coding sequence TTGCCCGAACAGCTGGACGGGGGCACGGCGATGACCGCCGAAGGTCCGACCACGGTCCGCGAAGAACGTCCGTCCGTTGTCACTAAAATGTGGCCGCGCAGCCCTCGATCAGTAGGCAAAGCACGTCAGTTCGTCGCCGAACACCTTGACGCATGGGGACTACCGCAGCTCACGGAGACTGCCGAGTTGATCGTCTCCGAGTTGGTCACGAACGCTGTCAATCACGCGCACCCGCCCAACGGGCGTTTGATCGCGACGCAGTTCCAACGGCTTCGGGCCGGTGTACGGATCGAGGTGCACGACGCCAACGACAGCAAGCCGGAGCTTCGAGAAGCGTCCACGGACGCCGAATCCGGGCGGGGTTTGGCTTTGGTGGATGCACTCACCGATGGGCAATGGGGAGTGAGTGACCGGAATGGGCCCGGCAAATCGGTCTGGGCGATGTGCACTGACAACAACGCGCCAGAGAGCTCTCAGTGA